In one window of Thermus aquaticus DNA:
- a CDS encoding SDR family NAD(P)-dependent oxidoreductase, which produces MERSALVTGGASGLGRAAALALKARGYKVVVLDLKRGEEDLPYVEGDVVREGDVERAVAEAMAQGPLFAVVNAAGVGLARKILGREGPHDLESFRKVVEVNLVGTFNVLRLAAWAMRENPPDGEGQRGVIVNTASVAAYEGQIGQAAYAASKGGVVALTLPAARELAEWGIRVVTIAPGLFDTPLLQGLPERAKASLAEQVPFPRRLGRPEEYAALVLHILENPMLNGEVVRLDGALRMAPG; this is translated from the coding sequence ATGGAAAGGAGCGCTTTGGTGACGGGCGGGGCCTCGGGCCTGGGGCGGGCGGCGGCTTTGGCCCTGAAGGCCAGGGGGTACAAGGTGGTGGTCCTGGACCTCAAGCGGGGGGAGGAGGACCTCCCTTATGTGGAAGGGGACGTGGTCCGGGAAGGGGACGTGGAGCGGGCGGTGGCCGAGGCCATGGCCCAAGGCCCCCTCTTTGCCGTGGTGAACGCCGCCGGGGTGGGCTTGGCCAGGAAAATCCTGGGCCGGGAGGGCCCCCACGACCTGGAGAGCTTCCGGAAGGTCGTGGAGGTCAACCTGGTGGGCACCTTCAACGTCCTGCGCCTCGCCGCCTGGGCCATGCGGGAGAACCCCCCGGACGGGGAGGGCCAGAGAGGGGTCATCGTCAACACCGCCAGCGTGGCCGCCTACGAGGGGCAGATCGGCCAGGCGGCCTACGCCGCCAGCAAGGGGGGCGTGGTGGCCCTCACCCTGCCCGCGGCCCGGGAGCTCGCCGAGTGGGGCATCCGGGTGGTGACCATTGCCCCAGGCCTCTTTGACACTCCCCTCCTCCAGGGCCTGCCCGAGAGGGCCAAGGCTTCCCTGGCGGAGCAGGTGCCCTTTCCCAGGCGTCTGGGCCGCCCCGAGGAGTACGCCGCCCTGGTCCTCCACATCCTGGAAAACCCCATGCTGAACGGAGAGGTGGTAAGGCTGGATGGCGCCCTCCGCATGGCCCCCGGGTAG
- a CDS encoding acyl-CoA dehydrogenase family protein, whose protein sequence is MQDLARRFAREKVLPEAARLDREACFPWELFWEGAALGLPVLVVPEVYGGAGLGPKALAVVAEELAYACPGVAAALLLNNLVADALLLSESRYAQAFLPRLKEEVASYALTEPHAGSDVAAIRTRAEKAPGGFRLFGRKTWISHAPEASFFVVFAKVAEGREGIAAFLVERKEGMEVGLPLPKMGQKASPAAEVALEGVLVPEEAMIAREGFRLAMRVFDRSRPMVAAMAVGLLRRALDEALAYARVREAFGKALWEHQGVGFKLAEMAMDLEAARLLTHRAADLAERGEANSMEAAMAKAFAADAAVRGVSEALQVFGGNGYSEDYPMAKLYRDAKVLQIYEGTSEIQRVIVLRELLRRERWASR, encoded by the coding sequence GTGCAGGACCTGGCCCGGCGCTTCGCCCGGGAGAAGGTCCTTCCTGAGGCGGCCAGACTGGACCGGGAGGCCTGCTTTCCCTGGGAGCTATTCTGGGAAGGGGCGGCCCTGGGTCTGCCGGTTCTGGTGGTGCCGGAGGTCTATGGCGGCGCGGGGCTTGGGCCCAAGGCCTTGGCCGTGGTGGCGGAGGAGCTGGCCTATGCCTGCCCTGGGGTGGCGGCGGCCCTCCTCCTCAACAACCTGGTGGCCGACGCCCTCCTCCTCTCCGAAAGCCGGTACGCCCAGGCCTTCTTGCCCCGCCTGAAGGAAGAGGTGGCCTCCTACGCCCTGACCGAGCCCCATGCGGGCTCGGACGTGGCCGCCATCCGCACCCGGGCGGAGAAGGCTCCGGGGGGCTTCCGGCTTTTTGGGCGCAAGACCTGGATCAGCCACGCCCCTGAGGCCAGCTTTTTTGTGGTCTTTGCCAAGGTGGCCGAGGGGCGGGAGGGCATCGCCGCCTTCTTGGTGGAGCGGAAGGAGGGGATGGAGGTGGGCCTGCCCCTGCCCAAGATGGGGCAGAAGGCCTCCCCCGCAGCCGAGGTGGCCCTGGAGGGGGTCTTGGTGCCCGAGGAGGCCATGATCGCCCGGGAGGGCTTCCGTCTGGCCATGCGGGTCTTTGACCGCTCCCGGCCCATGGTGGCTGCCATGGCCGTGGGCCTCCTGCGCCGGGCCCTGGACGAGGCTCTGGCCTACGCCAGGGTGCGGGAGGCTTTCGGCAAGGCCCTTTGGGAGCACCAGGGGGTGGGGTTTAAGCTGGCGGAGATGGCCATGGACCTCGAGGCCGCCCGCCTCCTCACCCACCGGGCCGCTGACCTGGCGGAGAGGGGAGAGGCCAACTCCATGGAGGCGGCCATGGCCAAGGCCTTCGCCGCCGACGCTGCGGTGCGGGGGGTGTCCGAGGCCCTCCAGGTCTTTGGGGGCAACGGCTACTCCGAGGACTACCCCATGGCCAAGCTCTACCGGGACGCCAAGGTGCTCCAGATCTACGAGGGCACCTCGGAGATCCAGCGGGTGATTGTGCTTAGAGAGCTCCTTAGGAGGGAAAGATGGGCGAGCCGGTGA
- a CDS encoding XRE family transcriptional regulator, whose translation MEELREAQNPNPEKVEVPVHPDTLRWALEWSRLGVEEAARKVGVREEKLRAWLEGQAKPTYAQARKLAKALHLGLPKLLLPPPKEGPQLPVKDLRRGPSFGERPSPELLEATYDALRKQDWWRERRREPLPFVGSGKAKAPHEVAEELRELLDLEALWKAPRVEDFLRGLVSKVEELGVLVLRQGHVGTNTRRVYDPGEFSGFALVDHVAPVVFVNARDYSRRQVFTLAHELAHVWRGEGGLDGALEEEPQAEVEAWADEVAAAFLMPEEAFREAWPQDRPPLEAAREASERFKVSKLAALRRALGLGLIPKGSFLEALEALKGGEPPPPRGGGGDFWRALEVQNSPAFTRELRKAAQEGEVDAKEVAYLLNVSLRTAWEFLTRGQSEPVSP comes from the coding sequence ATGGAGGAGTTGAGGGAAGCCCAAAACCCCAACCCAGAGAAGGTAGAGGTACCCGTTCACCCGGACACCCTGCGATGGGCCCTCGAGTGGAGCCGCCTGGGGGTGGAAGAGGCCGCCCGAAAGGTGGGGGTGAGGGAGGAGAAGCTTCGCGCCTGGCTTGAGGGCCAGGCCAAGCCCACCTACGCCCAGGCCCGCAAGTTGGCCAAGGCCCTCCACTTGGGGCTTCCCAAGCTCCTCCTCCCGCCCCCGAAAGAAGGCCCCCAGCTCCCCGTGAAGGACTTGCGCCGCGGGCCCTCCTTTGGCGAGAGGCCAAGCCCAGAACTCCTCGAGGCCACCTACGATGCCCTGAGGAAGCAGGATTGGTGGCGGGAGAGGCGAAGGGAACCCCTCCCCTTCGTGGGAAGCGGAAAGGCCAAGGCTCCCCATGAGGTGGCGGAGGAACTGAGGGAGCTTTTGGACCTTGAGGCCCTGTGGAAGGCCCCCCGGGTAGAGGACTTCCTCCGGGGGCTGGTAAGCAAGGTGGAGGAGCTGGGAGTCCTGGTGCTCAGGCAGGGGCACGTGGGGACTAACACCCGGCGGGTGTATGACCCCGGGGAGTTCTCTGGCTTCGCCCTGGTAGACCATGTGGCCCCTGTGGTCTTCGTGAACGCCCGGGACTACTCCAGGAGGCAGGTCTTCACCCTGGCCCACGAGCTGGCCCACGTGTGGCGGGGGGAGGGTGGGCTGGACGGGGCCCTCGAGGAGGAGCCCCAGGCGGAAGTGGAGGCCTGGGCGGACGAGGTGGCCGCGGCCTTTCTCATGCCCGAGGAAGCCTTCCGGGAGGCCTGGCCCCAAGACCGCCCCCCTTTAGAGGCCGCCAGGGAAGCCTCTGAGCGCTTCAAGGTAAGCAAACTGGCCGCCCTCAGGCGGGCCTTAGGCCTGGGGCTCATCCCCAAGGGGAGCTTCCTGGAAGCCCTCGAGGCCCTGAAAGGGGGAGAACCCCCTCCCCCCCGTGGAGGGGGCGGGGACTTTTGGCGTGCTCTGGAGGTGCAGAACAGCCCCGCCTTCACGCGGGAGCTGAGAAAGGCGGCCCAAGAGGGGGAAGTGGATGCCAAGGAGGTAGCCTACCTCCTGAACGTGAGCCTGAGGACGGCTTGGGAGTTCCTCACCAGGGGGCAGAGTGAACCGGTATCTCCTTGA
- a CDS encoding arsenate reductase (azurin) large subunit, whose product MALIPRRDQLPIPPKTAKVYNTVCQYCNVGCGYKVYVWPVGEQGGPKPNQNAFGLDLSQPQPPLAGLSYTETMHAVTLGKDGRQYHVVMVPAKDSPINRGNYSIRGGTNALTVWSLDRGTQDRLTYPLLRVGDQFQAITWQDALTLMGLLIKGIRDRDGNDDNIAVKCYDHGGSGQGFEDNYAAGKLFFSALSVKHIAIHNRPAYNSEVWGSRERGVHELNYDYSDARLADTIVLWGANSYETATVFYVEHMLPNIQGATIPEKQQAYEKGEPAEAGRLIVIDPRKTSSYTVAETVAKDRVMLIRPNLGTDYILANAIARVVWERGYYDMAYLQARTDMGLFEEYKKKSLKLDVPYGEFMAQVERITGVPRAQIEQAADWIAKPKAGGFKRRTLTIYEKGIIWNMKNYDQVAAIVQLAVLTHNIGRAGTGCGRQGGHQEGYVRPPAPTPGSIYRGGPPVNVDKFLVEGKGKFYWVIANDPYLSTPNNQVFRKRIHERTEKLTKALGAGGEPGTIRERAQKILDILYSDPDALFLVVQDIYMTETARDAHLILPAAAWGEANETSINCNSRLLRLYEKFIDPPGEAKPDWEIFKLVGLRIADLYRAEGKAKEAEKFEFGKNWKTDEDVFLAGAEEFSDNRVSEEDEAKLEAENYKGVTYKFLKEVGQQGIRTPVRRDPKTGKLVGTLRRYTHKFGTPDGKFKWYGSDDWEGYPAEVAKYLEGDKAKAYPFWVTTGRAQTIWQTAYHDRHLPEKAMALPLPYVEVNPEDAKRLGLQSGDLVEVYNEEGNGTFLVYVTDAVKPGMLFLVMYHWRGTSNSLVSGYTDPKTTIPWYKGTRANLRKVAGAIPSIQQTASLLQQNKFD is encoded by the coding sequence ATGGCGCTCATTCCCAGGAGGGACCAGCTTCCCATCCCGCCCAAGACAGCCAAGGTCTACAACACGGTCTGCCAGTACTGCAACGTGGGGTGCGGCTACAAGGTCTACGTCTGGCCCGTGGGCGAGCAGGGGGGCCCCAAGCCGAACCAGAACGCCTTCGGCTTGGACCTCAGCCAGCCCCAGCCCCCCCTGGCCGGGCTGAGCTACACGGAGACCATGCACGCCGTCACCTTGGGCAAGGACGGCCGGCAGTACCACGTGGTCATGGTGCCCGCCAAGGACAGCCCCATCAACCGGGGCAACTACTCCATCCGCGGCGGCACCAACGCCCTCACCGTCTGGAGCCTGGACCGGGGCACCCAGGACCGCCTCACCTACCCCCTCCTGCGGGTGGGGGACCAGTTCCAGGCCATCACCTGGCAGGACGCCCTCACCCTCATGGGCCTCCTCATCAAGGGCATCCGGGACCGGGACGGCAACGACGACAACATCGCCGTGAAGTGCTACGACCACGGGGGCTCGGGCCAGGGGTTTGAGGACAACTACGCGGCGGGCAAGCTCTTCTTCTCCGCCCTCTCCGTCAAGCACATCGCCATCCACAACCGCCCCGCCTACAACTCCGAGGTCTGGGGTAGCCGGGAGCGGGGCGTCCACGAGCTGAACTACGACTACTCCGACGCCCGCCTCGCCGACACCATCGTCCTCTGGGGGGCCAACTCCTACGAGACGGCCACGGTCTTCTACGTGGAGCACATGCTCCCCAACATCCAAGGGGCCACCATCCCGGAGAAGCAGCAGGCCTACGAGAAGGGGGAGCCCGCCGAGGCCGGCCGCCTCATCGTCATTGACCCCAGGAAGACCAGCTCCTACACCGTGGCCGAGACCGTGGCCAAGGACCGGGTCATGCTGATCCGGCCCAACCTGGGCACGGACTACATCCTGGCCAACGCCATCGCCCGGGTGGTGTGGGAGCGGGGCTACTACGACATGGCCTACCTCCAGGCCCGCACGGACATGGGGCTCTTTGAGGAATACAAGAAGAAGAGCCTCAAGCTGGACGTGCCCTACGGGGAGTTCATGGCCCAGGTGGAGCGGATCACCGGGGTGCCCCGGGCCCAGATTGAGCAGGCCGCCGACTGGATCGCCAAGCCCAAGGCCGGGGGCTTCAAGCGGCGCACCCTCACCATCTACGAGAAGGGCATCATCTGGAACATGAAGAACTACGACCAGGTGGCGGCCATCGTCCAGCTCGCCGTCCTGACCCACAACATCGGCCGGGCCGGCACCGGGTGCGGCCGCCAGGGCGGCCACCAGGAGGGGTACGTGCGCCCGCCCGCCCCCACCCCGGGCTCCATCTACCGGGGCGGCCCTCCGGTGAACGTGGACAAGTTCCTGGTGGAGGGCAAGGGCAAGTTCTACTGGGTCATCGCCAACGACCCCTACCTCTCCACCCCCAACAACCAGGTCTTCCGCAAGCGCATCCACGAGCGCACGGAGAAGCTGACCAAGGCCCTGGGGGCCGGGGGCGAACCCGGCACCATCCGGGAGCGGGCCCAGAAGATCCTGGACATCCTCTACTCCGACCCCGACGCCCTCTTCCTGGTGGTCCAGGACATCTACATGACGGAGACCGCCAGGGACGCCCACCTCATCCTCCCCGCCGCCGCCTGGGGCGAGGCCAACGAAACCTCCATCAACTGCAACAGCCGCCTCCTCCGCCTCTACGAGAAGTTCATTGACCCGCCCGGCGAGGCCAAGCCCGACTGGGAGATCTTCAAGCTGGTGGGCCTCCGCATCGCCGACCTCTACCGGGCCGAGGGCAAGGCCAAGGAGGCGGAGAAGTTTGAGTTCGGCAAGAACTGGAAGACGGACGAGGACGTCTTCCTGGCGGGGGCCGAGGAGTTCTCCGACAACCGGGTCTCTGAGGAGGACGAGGCCAAGCTGGAGGCCGAGAACTACAAGGGGGTCACCTACAAGTTCCTCAAGGAGGTGGGCCAACAGGGCATCCGCACCCCCGTGCGCCGGGACCCCAAGACGGGAAAGCTGGTGGGCACCCTGCGCCGCTACACCCACAAGTTCGGCACCCCGGACGGCAAGTTCAAGTGGTACGGGAGCGACGACTGGGAGGGCTACCCCGCCGAGGTGGCCAAGTACCTGGAGGGGGATAAGGCCAAGGCCTACCCCTTCTGGGTGACCACCGGCCGGGCCCAGACCATCTGGCAGACCGCCTACCACGACCGCCACCTGCCCGAAAAGGCCATGGCCCTGCCCCTCCCCTACGTGGAGGTCAACCCCGAGGACGCCAAGCGCCTGGGCCTCCAGTCCGGGGACCTGGTAGAGGTCTACAACGAGGAAGGGAACGGCACCTTCCTGGTCTACGTCACCGACGCCGTCAAGCCGGGGATGCTCTTCCTGGTCATGTACCACTGGCGGGGCACCAGCAACTCCCTGGTTTCCGGCTACACCGACCCCAAGACCACCATCCCCTGGTACAAGGGAACCCGGGCCAACCTGCGCAAGGTGGCGGGGGCTATCCCCTCCATCCAGCAGACGGCGAGCCTCCTGCAGCAGAACAAGTTTGACTAA
- a CDS encoding thiolase family protein produces the protein MGEPVILEAVRTPIGKRNGALRAWRPDALYARVLDALLERTGIDPALIGDVVTGCVTQVGEQGANVGRLAVLLSRLPREVPAVTLNRMCGSSQQAVHFAAQAIAAGDLDFAIAGGVESMTRVPMFSDIGEGFSTLNPALFGRYELVHQGESAERIAERYGFCREELDEWGYLSHKRAARAEWEGRFLKQMVPVEGLDPEERPFLLVRDEGVRPDVDYEKMLSLKPVFRENGVVTAGNSSQVSDGAAALLLGDREKAQALGLKPRARFLARVVVAGDPTLQLLEVIPAAKRALERARLSIRDIDVVEVNEAFASVVLAFLRELGPDPERLNPNGGAIAHGHPLGATGAILMTKLLHELERTDGEFGLQVMCIGHGQATATVIQRI, from the coding sequence ATGGGCGAGCCGGTGATCCTCGAGGCGGTGCGCACCCCCATAGGTAAACGGAACGGGGCCTTAAGGGCCTGGCGGCCCGATGCCCTTTACGCCAGGGTGCTGGATGCCCTTTTGGAGCGCACGGGAATAGACCCCGCCCTCATCGGGGACGTGGTCACGGGGTGCGTGACCCAGGTGGGGGAGCAGGGGGCCAATGTGGGGCGGCTCGCCGTCCTCCTTTCCCGGCTTCCGAGGGAGGTCCCCGCCGTCACCCTGAACCGGATGTGCGGCTCCAGCCAGCAGGCGGTTCACTTCGCCGCCCAGGCCATCGCCGCCGGTGACCTGGACTTCGCCATCGCCGGGGGGGTGGAGAGCATGACCCGGGTGCCCATGTTCTCCGACATCGGCGAGGGGTTTTCCACCCTTAACCCTGCTCTCTTCGGGCGGTATGAGCTCGTTCACCAGGGGGAGAGCGCCGAGCGCATCGCCGAGCGGTACGGGTTCTGCCGGGAGGAGCTGGACGAGTGGGGTTACCTCTCCCATAAGCGGGCGGCCCGGGCCGAGTGGGAAGGGCGGTTCCTGAAGCAGATGGTCCCGGTAGAGGGCCTGGACCCTGAGGAGAGGCCCTTCCTCCTCGTGCGGGACGAGGGGGTACGCCCCGACGTGGACTACGAGAAGATGCTCTCCCTCAAGCCTGTCTTCCGGGAAAACGGGGTGGTGACCGCGGGCAACTCCAGCCAGGTCTCCGATGGGGCCGCGGCCCTCCTACTCGGGGATAGGGAGAAGGCCCAGGCCCTGGGCCTCAAGCCCCGGGCCCGCTTCCTGGCCCGGGTGGTGGTTGCGGGGGACCCCACCCTGCAGCTCCTGGAGGTGATCCCCGCGGCCAAGAGGGCCCTGGAGAGGGCAAGGCTTTCCATCCGGGACATAGACGTGGTGGAGGTCAACGAGGCCTTCGCCAGCGTGGTCCTGGCCTTCTTAAGGGAGCTTGGCCCAGACCCGGAAAGGCTTAACCCCAACGGCGGGGCCATCGCCCACGGCCACCCGTTGGGGGCCACGGGGGCCATCCTCATGACCAAGCTCCTCCACGAGCTGGAGCGGACGGACGGGGAGTTTGGCCTCCAGGTCATGTGCATCGGCCACGGCCAGGCCACGGCCACGGTCATCCAGAGGATCTAG
- a CDS encoding DUF4411 family protein: MNRYLLDANAIITPFHEGPLRALASALRLSQEEAKVVLEDWLEDGVCSGRFLIADMVQEEVLGEKGKAKPGYEALWKLKNRYKPISPTGRELALSAEVQAFVEKHFQPHDAQSFARGADPLLVAIAKARGLTIITQERHTIPEVDGRTERVKGKPTLPYVAFAFGVRCLSLMSALVEEPPKLLPKLLLL; encoded by the coding sequence GTGAACCGGTATCTCCTTGACGCGAACGCTATCATAACGCCCTTTCACGAAGGACCGCTTCGCGCCCTGGCTTCCGCCTTGCGCCTTAGCCAAGAAGAAGCCAAGGTAGTCCTCGAGGACTGGCTAGAGGATGGGGTGTGCTCAGGCAGGTTCCTCATTGCTGACATGGTGCAAGAGGAGGTTCTTGGCGAGAAGGGGAAGGCAAAGCCAGGTTATGAAGCCCTCTGGAAGCTCAAGAACCGGTACAAACCCATCTCCCCCACCGGAAGGGAACTTGCCCTCTCGGCCGAAGTCCAGGCCTTTGTAGAGAAGCACTTCCAGCCTCACGATGCGCAAAGCTTCGCCCGAGGAGCTGACCCCCTCCTTGTGGCCATAGCCAAAGCTCGGGGGCTCACCATCATCACACAGGAAAGGCACACGATACCCGAGGTTGACGGGAGAACCGAGCGCGTGAAGGGAAAGCCTACCCTACCCTACGTGGCCTTCGCCTTCGGAGTGCGGTGCCTGTCCCTCATGAGCGCCCTGGTGGAAGAGCCCCCAAAGCTCTTGCCAAAGCTCTTGCTTCTCTAA
- a CDS encoding CoA transferase, protein MAPSAWPPGRVLDLTRLLPGPLAGKLLLGLGFPVLKVEPPGGDPLKALAPEAYAFLNEGKEVLSLDLKAEEGRGRLLALARESALLLESNRPGVMERLGLGPEVLLAENPRLVYVRLRGYPDTPDPGHDLTYLAEAGLLGRFPWKAFQFADLAGAYALALTALKGLLLGGGVYEVALSEAVKAMAYPPIPFLDGSVLCYGVYPAKEGEVALAALEAHLWARFCEKVGLSELLHAAFSPAREENPAYRKLRARFLEETAEAWEAWARAEGLPLRRVRG, encoded by the coding sequence ATGGCGCCCTCCGCATGGCCCCCGGGTAGGGTCCTGGACCTGACCCGCCTCCTTCCCGGTCCCTTGGCGGGGAAGCTCCTTTTGGGGCTGGGTTTCCCCGTGCTCAAGGTGGAGCCCCCCGGAGGGGACCCCCTGAAGGCCCTGGCCCCCGAGGCCTACGCCTTCCTAAACGAGGGCAAGGAGGTCCTGAGCCTGGACCTGAAGGCCGAGGAGGGGCGGGGGCGCCTTCTCGCCTTGGCGCGGGAGAGCGCCCTCCTCTTGGAGTCCAACCGTCCCGGGGTCATGGAGCGGCTGGGCCTGGGGCCGGAGGTGCTTCTGGCCGAGAACCCCCGCCTGGTCTACGTGCGCCTCCGGGGCTACCCCGACACCCCCGACCCCGGCCACGACCTCACCTACCTGGCGGAGGCGGGGCTCCTTGGCCGCTTTCCCTGGAAAGCCTTCCAGTTCGCCGATCTGGCGGGAGCCTACGCCCTGGCCCTCACGGCCCTGAAGGGCCTCCTCCTGGGTGGGGGGGTTTACGAGGTGGCCCTCTCCGAGGCGGTGAAGGCCATGGCCTACCCGCCCATTCCCTTCCTGGACGGCTCCGTCCTCTGCTACGGGGTCTACCCCGCTAAGGAGGGGGAGGTGGCCCTGGCGGCCCTCGAGGCCCACCTCTGGGCCCGCTTCTGCGAGAAGGTGGGCCTTTCCGAGCTCCTCCATGCGGCCTTCAGCCCGGCCCGGGAGGAGAACCCCGCCTACCGGAAGCTTCGCGCCCGCTTCCTGGAGGAGACCGCCGAGGCCTGGGAGGCCTGGGCCAGGGCCGAGGGTCTTCCCTTGCGGAGGGTGAGGGGCTAA